Proteins encoded in a region of the Bacillus sp. T3 genome:
- a CDS encoding metal-dependent hydrolase, translated as MKISYHGHSIVKIQLEEKVILIDPFITGNPLTDLKASDEKPDVIIVTHGHGDHLGDTIDLAKRNNSLVISNFELATYLSWKGVKTHGMSIGGAYQFDFGRVKLTPAFHGTGLVTEKQEIIYLGMPAGVLITVEGKTIYHAGDTGLFYDMKLIGERNSIDLAFLPIGDNFTMGPEDAAIAAQFLQAKKVIPIHFNTFPPIVQDPKLFVESLKAGQGLVLETGEGIEL; from the coding sequence GTGAAAATATCTTATCATGGTCATTCTATTGTTAAAATCCAATTGGAGGAAAAGGTGATCTTGATTGATCCTTTTATTACAGGAAATCCGTTAACTGACTTAAAGGCTTCGGACGAAAAACCAGATGTGATTATTGTAACTCATGGGCATGGTGATCATTTAGGTGACACGATTGATTTGGCTAAGCGTAACAACTCCTTAGTGATTTCAAACTTTGAATTGGCCACGTATTTATCGTGGAAAGGCGTAAAAACACACGGAATGTCAATAGGTGGTGCATACCAGTTTGATTTTGGCAGAGTAAAGCTGACGCCGGCATTTCACGGGACCGGTCTCGTTACAGAAAAGCAAGAAATTATTTACCTGGGTATGCCAGCTGGAGTTTTAATTACCGTTGAAGGAAAAACCATTTATCATGCTGGAGATACGGGCTTGTTCTACGATATGAAGCTGATTGGTGAGCGGAATTCTATTGATTTAGCGTTCTTACCAATAGGAGATAATTTCACAATGGGTCCTGAGGATGCAGCCATTGCAGCACAATTTTTACAAGCGAAAAAAGTTATTCCGATTCATTTCAATACATTCCCCCCAATTGTTCAAGATCCGAAGCTATTTGTGGAATCGCTCAAGGCTGGGCAAGGCTTAGTGTTGGAGACAGGTGAGGGTATTGAACTATAA
- a CDS encoding CBS domain-containing protein, whose translation MATKHEQILHYIDELPVGEKISVRQIAKAMSVSEGTAYRAIKDAENKGYVSTIERVGTIRIERKKRENIEKLTFAEVINIVDGQVLGGRAGLHKTLNKFVIGAMKLEAMMRYTGAGNLLIVGNRTNAHELALKAGAAVLITGGFDTDDYVKKIADELQLPIISTSYDTFTVATMINRAIYDQLIKKEIVLVEDILTPLENTVYLTTESTVAEWYHHNRETLHSRFPVVDQNMKVQGMVTSKDVIGHDSEINVDKIMTKNPMTVSGKTSVASSAHMMVWEGIEVLPVVDDSNKLEGMISRQDVLKALQMIQRQPQVGDTLDDTVTSRLTLVQGRAKGEEVYRCEVTPQMTNHLGTISYGVLTTIVTEASNRILRSSKKGDLVVENMTIYYLKPVQIDSTLEIIPKVLEVGRKFGKVDVEVFNEGVLVGKALMMCQLIDRS comes from the coding sequence TTGGCAACGAAGCACGAACAAATCTTACATTATATTGATGAACTGCCTGTTGGTGAAAAAATTTCGGTACGGCAAATCGCGAAGGCAATGAGTGTTAGTGAAGGGACGGCCTATCGAGCGATCAAAGATGCGGAGAATAAAGGATATGTTAGCACAATTGAACGTGTGGGTACAATTCGGATTGAGCGAAAAAAACGAGAAAATATTGAGAAGCTCACCTTCGCAGAAGTAATAAATATCGTCGATGGGCAAGTATTGGGCGGACGAGCTGGATTACATAAAACGTTGAATAAGTTTGTCATTGGTGCAATGAAGCTTGAAGCAATGATGAGATATACAGGGGCGGGAAATTTATTAATTGTCGGGAATCGGACAAATGCGCATGAGCTTGCATTAAAGGCTGGTGCAGCAGTATTAATTACCGGTGGTTTTGATACGGATGATTACGTTAAAAAAATAGCTGATGAACTTCAGTTACCGATTATTTCAACCAGCTACGACACCTTTACTGTTGCCACGATGATTAACCGTGCCATTTATGACCAATTGATAAAAAAAGAAATCGTCTTAGTAGAGGATATCTTAACTCCACTAGAAAATACGGTTTATTTGACAACCGAATCAACAGTGGCAGAATGGTACCATCATAATCGTGAAACACTGCATAGTCGCTTCCCTGTTGTTGATCAGAACATGAAGGTTCAAGGAATGGTTACTTCAAAGGACGTTATTGGACATGACTCCGAAATAAATGTTGATAAAATCATGACGAAGAATCCGATGACGGTAAGTGGAAAAACAAGCGTTGCCTCTTCTGCTCATATGATGGTATGGGAAGGGATTGAGGTGTTGCCTGTTGTGGATGATTCCAATAAGCTAGAGGGGATGATTTCAAGACAGGATGTTTTAAAAGCATTGCAAATGATTCAGCGTCAGCCGCAGGTTGGTGATACGCTGGATGATACCGTAACAAGCAGGCTCACACTTGTTCAAGGACGAGCAAAAGGGGAAGAAGTATATCGTTGCGAGGTTACCCCGCAAATGACGAACCATCTGGGAACGATTTCTTATGGTGTTTTAACGACGATTGTAACCGAGGCATCAAATCGAATTCTCAGAAGCTCGAAAAAAGGTGATTTAGTTGTTGAAAATATGACAATCTATTATCTTAAGCCTGTTCAAATTGACAGTACTCTCGAGATTATTCCTAAAGTTCTCGAAGTAGGCCGAAAGTTTGGGAAAGTCGATGTTGAGGTGTTTAATGAAGGTGTGTTAGTTGGAAAAGCGTTAATGATGTGTCAGCTGATTGACCGATCGTAA
- a CDS encoding YtpI family protein codes for MPIFVFLIMISIALYLYYKTKYFRSNKPAEKKWISAKSSISLGLFVGLFGINQLFLFHTVVTYIIASIFIILGFLSAFNGIKAYRHYLPYAQKEAEEWSQN; via the coding sequence ATGCCAATTTTTGTTTTTTTAATTATGATTTCGATTGCCCTATATCTATATTATAAGACGAAATATTTCCGTTCCAATAAACCCGCAGAGAAAAAGTGGATATCAGCAAAATCAAGCATATCACTTGGTTTATTTGTTGGCTTATTTGGTATTAATCAGCTGTTTCTCTTCCATACAGTCGTAACTTATATCATTGCATCAATCTTTATTATTCTAGGTTTCTTAAGTGCTTTTAATGGTATAAAAGCATACCGCCATTATCTTCCATATGCTCAAAAGGAAGCAGAGGAATGGAGCCAAAATTAA
- a CDS encoding bifunctional oligoribonuclease/PAP phosphatase NrnA, translated as MKQKIIEIIRQYETIIVHRHVRQDPDAYGSQCGLVEVLKASFPEKKVYAVGKEEESLNFMRRLDRIPDEAYQGALVIVCDTANVERIDDRRYTMGDTLIKIDHHPNEDPYGDIVWVDTTSSSCSELIYEFAKENGLTITDEAARLLYGGIVGDTGRFLYPSTTDKTFVYAGELIHYNFSRTELYDKMYEQKSNIVKLNGYVLQNFEMRKNGVGSMIISKELLQKYDARPSEASQLVSVLGNVEGLIAWVFFIEEDDQIRVRLRSKGPVINGVAKKHKGGGHPLAAGASIYSWDEVEDVLRDVEEICK; from the coding sequence ATGAAACAAAAAATAATAGAAATTATTCGTCAATATGAAACGATTATCGTCCACCGTCATGTCCGCCAGGACCCGGATGCCTACGGTTCTCAATGCGGACTTGTGGAAGTATTAAAGGCATCTTTTCCTGAAAAAAAAGTATATGCAGTTGGAAAGGAAGAAGAATCGCTCAATTTCATGCGCCGACTTGATCGGATCCCGGATGAAGCATATCAGGGAGCTTTAGTTATTGTCTGTGATACGGCAAATGTAGAAAGAATTGATGATCGACGTTATACAATGGGAGATACTTTGATTAAAATCGACCACCATCCAAATGAAGATCCTTACGGAGATATCGTTTGGGTTGATACAACATCAAGTTCATGCAGTGAATTAATTTATGAATTTGCTAAAGAAAATGGCTTAACGATTACAGATGAAGCAGCTAGACTACTTTATGGCGGGATTGTCGGGGATACTGGAAGATTTTTATATCCAAGTACTACCGATAAAACCTTTGTTTATGCTGGGGAACTTATTCATTATAATTTTTCAAGAACTGAGTTATATGACAAAATGTATGAGCAAAAGTCAAACATTGTGAAGCTAAATGGATACGTCCTACAAAACTTTGAAATGAGAAAAAATGGTGTAGGTTCGATGATCATCTCGAAGGAATTACTCCAAAAGTATGATGCAAGGCCATCAGAAGCATCCCAATTAGTTAGTGTTTTAGGGAATGTAGAAGGGTTGATTGCTTGGGTGTTTTTTATTGAAGAGGATGATCAAATTCGCGTTCGCCTTCGCTCCAAGGGTCCTGTGATCAATGGTGTTGCCAAAAAGCATAAGGGTGGCGGTCACCCGCTCGCTGCAGGTGCATCGATTTATTCATGGGATGAAGTAGAAGACGTTCTCCGAGATGTTGAAGAAATTTGTAAATAA
- the ytrI gene encoding sporulation membrane protein YtrI gives MRIPPYYHKPSWQQFFAGMAIGGVISWGIFLYIFGVWQEKQSEQIQKQRDTIKEQNEDIKIWQDEFKELNKKNLEKMTVQEIKIRVANYDKYKLDLLSVYQIEDGVKEDINVLLAKDIETVYKSRELMRRSIENKVVKVYDKRYRLEIKEIFIYTTLSITVELHLD, from the coding sequence ATGAGAATTCCTCCTTATTACCATAAACCATCATGGCAACAGTTTTTCGCAGGAATGGCAATCGGTGGTGTGATCAGTTGGGGAATCTTTCTTTATATATTTGGCGTCTGGCAGGAAAAGCAATCCGAGCAAATTCAAAAACAGAGGGATACGATTAAAGAGCAAAATGAAGATATAAAAATTTGGCAAGATGAATTTAAAGAACTAAACAAAAAAAATCTAGAAAAAATGACCGTCCAAGAGATTAAAATAAGGGTCGCTAATTACGATAAATATAAATTAGACCTTTTAAGTGTGTATCAAATTGAAGATGGGGTAAAGGAAGATATCAATGTTTTACTTGCCAAGGATATTGAAACAGTTTATAAAAGCCGAGAGCTAATGCGAAGGTCAATTGAAAATAAAGTAGTGAAGGTCTATGATAAACGCTATCGTCTTGAAATAAAGGAAATTTTTATTTATACAACCTTATCCATTACGGTTGAACTGCATTTGGATTGA
- a CDS encoding YtrH family sporulation protein: MNYVELKGGYHLKEVTFFQSFIESYFIALGVILGGSIIGGLATFLTGNPPLTAIYNFSNALRIWAIVAAIGGTFDTVYSFERGLLQGETKDLFKQFMLILSALGGAQTGALLIKWLTQEHLAP, translated from the coding sequence ATGAATTATGTCGAGCTAAAAGGTGGATATCACTTGAAGGAAGTAACGTTTTTTCAATCCTTTATTGAAAGTTATTTTATTGCCCTTGGCGTTATCCTAGGAGGCTCAATCATTGGTGGCTTGGCAACCTTTTTAACAGGAAATCCACCATTAACGGCCATCTATAATTTTTCAAATGCCCTGAGAATTTGGGCAATTGTCGCAGCTATTGGAGGAACATTTGATACAGTCTACAGCTTTGAAAGAGGTCTGCTTCAAGGGGAGACAAAGGATTTATTTAAACAATTTATGCTCATCCTTTCTGCCCTTGGAGGAGCGCAAACCGGAGCACTTTTAATTAAATGGCTGACTCAGGAGCATTTAGCACCATGA
- a CDS encoding NADP-dependent malic enzyme produces the protein MTIREEALHMHKLNKGKLETVPKVQVQNAKDLSLAYSPGVAEPCKEIYDRPETVYDYTMKSNMVAVVSDGTAVLGLGNIGPEAALPVMEGKAVLFKSFAGVDAFPICLNTTDVEKIIETVKLLEPNFGGVNLEDIASPNCFVIEERLKKEANIPVFHDDQHGTAIVTVAGLVNACKLAGKKITEIKVVANGAGAAGIAIIKLLYSYGVRDIIMCDTKGAIYEGRPVGMNSIKDEVSKFTNQENLQGSLADIIKGADVFIGVSVEGALTAEMVSTMNEKPIIFAMANPNPEIMPAVAKDAGAWVVGTGRSDFPNQVNNVLAFPGIFRGALDVRATHINEEMKVAAVEAIAGLVNDDELNADYVIPGPFDPRVAPAVAAAVAKAAMETGVARIKVDLEEIVEKTKRLAKIGKSE, from the coding sequence TTGACTATACGTGAAGAAGCATTACACATGCACAAATTAAACAAGGGAAAATTAGAGACTGTACCAAAGGTCCAAGTACAAAATGCAAAGGATCTTAGTTTAGCGTATTCTCCAGGAGTTGCAGAGCCGTGCAAGGAAATTTATGATCGTCCTGAAACCGTGTATGACTATACAATGAAGAGTAATATGGTTGCAGTCGTTTCCGACGGAACCGCTGTACTAGGACTTGGAAATATCGGCCCTGAGGCAGCACTTCCTGTTATGGAAGGGAAAGCGGTATTATTTAAAAGCTTTGCTGGAGTGGATGCATTCCCGATTTGCTTAAACACAACAGATGTTGAAAAAATAATAGAAACGGTAAAATTACTTGAGCCAAACTTTGGCGGAGTGAACCTTGAAGATATTGCCTCCCCTAATTGCTTTGTTATCGAAGAACGGTTAAAAAAAGAAGCCAATATTCCTGTTTTTCATGATGATCAACATGGAACGGCAATTGTTACAGTAGCTGGACTTGTTAATGCTTGTAAGCTTGCTGGGAAAAAAATAACTGAAATTAAAGTGGTTGCGAACGGAGCTGGTGCTGCGGGTATCGCGATCATTAAGCTCTTATATAGCTATGGTGTTCGTGATATTATCATGTGCGATACGAAAGGTGCAATCTACGAAGGTCGTCCTGTCGGCATGAATAGTATAAAGGACGAAGTATCCAAATTTACGAATCAAGAAAACCTTCAGGGCAGCCTTGCTGACATTATTAAAGGGGCCGATGTATTTATTGGGGTCTCGGTTGAAGGGGCACTTACGGCTGAGATGGTCAGTACGATGAATGAAAAACCGATTATATTTGCGATGGCCAATCCGAATCCGGAAATTATGCCTGCTGTTGCAAAGGATGCAGGTGCTTGGGTTGTTGGTACAGGCCGCTCAGATTTTCCAAATCAAGTAAATAACGTCTTAGCATTTCCTGGAATATTCCGAGGTGCATTAGATGTACGTGCAACTCATATTAATGAGGAAATGAAGGTAGCAGCAGTAGAAGCGATTGCGGGTCTAGTCAATGATGATGAATTAAATGCCGATTATGTTATTCCTGGACCATTTGACCCTCGCGTTGCGCCAGCGGTCGCTGCAGCAGTTGCGAAAGCAGCGATGGAAACAGGAGTAGCTAGAATTAAGGTAGATCTTGAAGAAATAGTAGAAAAAACGAAAAGGCTTGCGAAAATCGGAAAAAGCGAGTGA
- a CDS encoding FadR/GntR family transcriptional regulator — protein MNNSHENSKVYLEIVKQLRTMIHTDKLKPGDKIPSERELTERLNVGRSSVREALRSLELLGLIETRRGDGTFIKDFRGHQLVELISTFILQDNEAKEDVHETKYLIELDCLRLIVQRNNDEKLNNLYHWLQNHDFDDDEYFFNIVTLSENRLLLRIWLILKDYDKALKTGEKKLPKNYYYALIEALMKKDQTAILSAFNMLRKLSSY, from the coding sequence GTGAATAATTCACATGAGAATTCCAAGGTTTATTTAGAGATTGTTAAACAACTCAGAACGATGATTCATACGGATAAACTTAAACCTGGTGATAAAATTCCATCTGAACGCGAATTGACAGAGCGCCTTAATGTAGGGCGCTCTTCCGTTCGTGAGGCCCTTCGTTCTTTGGAGCTTCTAGGCTTAATTGAGACACGTCGTGGCGATGGAACCTTTATTAAAGATTTTCGAGGGCACCAGCTTGTCGAATTAATCAGTACATTTATCCTCCAGGACAATGAAGCAAAAGAAGATGTACATGAAACGAAATATTTAATTGAATTGGATTGTTTACGACTGATTGTTCAAAGAAATAATGATGAAAAGTTGAACAATTTATATCATTGGCTCCAAAATCATGATTTTGATGATGATGAGTATTTTTTTAACATTGTCACTTTGTCTGAAAATCGGTTATTATTAAGAATCTGGTTAATTTTAAAAGATTATGATAAGGCACTGAAAACCGGAGAAAAAAAATTGCCAAAGAACTATTACTATGCCCTTATAGAAGCATTAATGAAAAAAGACCAAACCGCTATTCTCTCTGCTTTCAATATGTTGCGGAAACTGTCGAGTTATTAA
- the pfkA gene encoding 6-phosphofructokinase, translating into MKRIGVLTSGGDAPGMNAAVRAVVRKAIYHNLEVYGIYGGYAGLISGNIKKLELGSVGDIIHRGGTMLYSARCEEFKTKEGQQKGIEQLKAHGIDGLVVIGGDGSYRGAKALTEQGYPCVGVPGTIDNDIPGTELTIGFDTALNTVIDAIDKIRDTATSHERTFVIEVMGRDAGDIALWSGLAGGAETILIPEENYDMEEILNRLKKGSERGKKHSIIVIAEGVRSGVDFGNELKAMTNADVRVSVLGHIQRGGTPTAADRVLASRLGAHAVELLINNKGGRAVGIERNRLVDYDIIEALAQKHQVDYDLLKLSKELSI; encoded by the coding sequence ATGAAAAGAATTGGCGTATTAACCAGTGGTGGAGATGCTCCGGGAATGAATGCAGCTGTTCGTGCCGTTGTCAGAAAAGCAATCTACCATAATTTAGAGGTCTATGGGATTTATGGTGGCTATGCAGGCTTAATCAGTGGAAATATTAAAAAGTTAGAATTAGGATCAGTTGGTGACATCATTCATCGTGGCGGAACCATGCTGTATTCTGCGCGTTGTGAAGAGTTTAAAACGAAAGAAGGGCAACAAAAAGGGATTGAGCAATTAAAAGCTCACGGTATTGATGGTCTTGTTGTCATCGGTGGTGATGGCTCTTATCGAGGAGCCAAAGCTTTAACTGAGCAAGGTTACCCTTGTGTTGGTGTTCCTGGGACAATTGATAATGATATTCCTGGAACTGAATTAACAATTGGTTTTGATACTGCGCTAAATACAGTAATCGATGCAATCGATAAAATTCGAGATACTGCAACAAGCCATGAAAGAACTTTCGTGATTGAAGTAATGGGTCGTGACGCAGGTGATATCGCACTTTGGTCTGGTTTAGCAGGTGGAGCAGAAACAATCTTAATTCCCGAAGAGAATTATGACATGGAAGAAATCTTGAACCGTTTGAAAAAGGGCTCAGAGCGTGGTAAGAAGCATAGTATTATTGTGATTGCTGAAGGCGTTCGAAGTGGTGTTGATTTTGGAAATGAGCTTAAAGCTATGACAAATGCCGATGTTCGTGTTTCTGTATTAGGACATATTCAACGCGGTGGTACTCCTACTGCAGCGGACCGAGTTTTAGCAAGCCGATTAGGAGCGCATGCAGTCGAGCTTCTGATCAATAATAAAGGCGGACGAGCTGTAGGGATTGAACGAAATCGTTTAGTTGATTACGACATCATTGAAGCACTAGCTCAAAAGCATCAGGTTGATTATGATTTGTTAAAATTATCGAAAGAGTTATCAATATAA
- the pyk gene encoding pyruvate kinase — protein MRKTKIVCTIGPASESVEKLTQLIEAGMNVARLNFSHGDHHEHGERIRNIREAAKNTGKNVAILLDTKGPEIRTNNMENGAIELAVGQEVRISMTEVLGTTEKFSVTYEGLIDDVHPGSTILLDDGLIGLEVLKVEKEIGEIVTKVLNGGTLKNKKGVNVPGVRVNLPGITEKDAQDILFGIEQNVDFIAASFVRRATDVLEIRQLLEDNKATHINIIPKIENQEGVDHIDEILIVSDGLMVARGDLGVEIPAEEVPLVQKALINKCNALGKPVITATQMLDSMQRNPRPTRAEASDVANAIFDGTDAIMLSGETAAGQYPVEAVQTMHNIASRAETALDHREILSNRSKSTEHNLTDAIGQSVAHTALNLDVTAIITPTESGHTARMISKYRPKAPIVAVTSNDYVLRRLALVWGVYPQFSQKATTTDEMLDFAVDASVNSAIVKHGDLVVITAGVPVGEAGTTNLMKIHIVGDVLAKAQGIGRKSAYGRVVIAQNASDALSKVKEGNILVTIGTDRDMVPAIEKCSALITEEGGLTSHGAVVGLNLGIPVIIGAEGATKLLKDGQEITVDAARGVIYNGHASVL, from the coding sequence ATGCGTAAAACAAAGATTGTTTGTACGATTGGCCCGGCAAGTGAAAGTGTTGAAAAGCTTACTCAGTTAATAGAAGCTGGCATGAATGTGGCACGATTAAATTTCTCACATGGAGATCATCATGAACACGGAGAAAGAATTCGAAACATCCGTGAAGCAGCAAAGAATACAGGAAAAAATGTTGCCATTCTTTTGGATACAAAAGGACCAGAAATCCGTACCAATAATATGGAAAACGGAGCGATTGAACTTGCTGTTGGACAAGAAGTAAGAATCTCAATGACTGAAGTACTTGGGACAACTGAGAAGTTTTCTGTTACGTATGAGGGGTTAATTGATGATGTTCACCCTGGTTCGACTATTCTTCTTGACGACGGCTTAATTGGACTTGAAGTATTAAAAGTTGAAAAAGAAATTGGTGAGATTGTAACAAAGGTTCTAAACGGTGGAACATTAAAAAATAAAAAGGGCGTCAATGTTCCTGGTGTTCGAGTTAATTTACCAGGGATTACTGAAAAGGATGCACAGGATATCCTTTTTGGAATAGAGCAAAATGTTGACTTTATCGCTGCATCCTTTGTTCGACGTGCAACAGATGTTTTAGAGATTCGTCAATTGCTTGAAGACAATAAGGCCACACATATTAACATCATTCCAAAGATTGAAAATCAAGAAGGTGTAGACCACATCGATGAAATTTTAATTGTTTCTGATGGCTTAATGGTGGCTCGTGGAGATCTAGGTGTGGAAATTCCTGCAGAGGAAGTACCACTTGTTCAAAAAGCACTAATCAATAAATGTAATGCACTTGGAAAGCCAGTCATTACAGCGACACAAATGCTTGATTCAATGCAAAGAAATCCACGTCCTACCCGTGCGGAAGCTAGTGACGTTGCCAATGCAATCTTTGATGGTACTGATGCAATCATGCTATCGGGTGAAACAGCTGCAGGACAATACCCTGTGGAAGCTGTACAAACGATGCACAATATTGCTTCTCGTGCTGAAACAGCTTTAGATCATAGAGAAATTCTTTCAAACCGCAGTAAAAGCACTGAACACAATTTAACCGATGCAATTGGTCAATCAGTAGCTCATACAGCTTTAAATTTAGATGTTACTGCCATTATTACTCCTACTGAGAGTGGACATACGGCTAGAATGATTTCAAAGTATCGTCCTAAGGCACCAATTGTTGCTGTAACTTCGAATGATTATGTGTTACGTAGATTAGCGCTTGTCTGGGGCGTATATCCTCAATTTAGCCAAAAAGCAACGACTACTGATGAAATGTTAGATTTTGCTGTAGATGCATCTGTAAACAGTGCAATCGTTAAGCACGGTGACCTCGTTGTGATTACAGCTGGTGTCCCTGTTGGAGAAGCTGGTACAACAAACTTAATGAAGATTCACATTGTTGGTGATGTGTTGGCTAAAGCTCAAGGGATTGGCCGCAAATCGGCTTATGGTAGGGTTGTTATTGCGCAAAATGCAAGTGATGCATTAAGCAAAGTAAAAGAAGGAAATATTTTGGTAACAATAGGTACTGATCGTGACATGGTGCCTGCAATTGAAAAATGCAGTGCTTTAATTACCGAAGAAGGCGGATTAACAAGCCATGGTGCTGTAGTTGGTCTGAATTTAGGGATTCCTGTTATTATTGGTGCAGAAGGTGCAACCAAGTTATTAAAGGATGGACAAGAAATTACCGTTGATGCAGCGCGAGGCGTGATTTATAACGGCCATGCTAGTGTTCTTTAA
- a CDS encoding FxsA family protein — MRYLIALLIVVPAAEIGFLLLSGKTIGIFPTILLIILSGGIGAYLAKQQGLETLRRAQEQLQYGQIPGEAILDGICVLIGGTMLLSPGFITDILGLFLLIPTSRVVCKKLITKFLNKRLQNGRIKIIR; from the coding sequence TTGCGTTATTTGATCGCGCTTTTAATTGTTGTTCCGGCTGCGGAGATTGGCTTTTTGTTGTTATCGGGTAAAACAATTGGAATTTTTCCTACTATATTACTGATTATTTTATCAGGGGGAATTGGAGCCTACTTGGCTAAGCAACAGGGCTTAGAAACGTTAAGAAGGGCGCAAGAGCAGCTCCAGTATGGACAGATTCCTGGTGAGGCAATCTTAGACGGAATTTGCGTATTAATCGGTGGGACAATGTTATTATCACCAGGATTTATAACCGACATTTTGGGGTTATTCCTTTTAATTCCGACTTCTCGGGTTGTATGCAAAAAGCTAATCACCAAGTTTCTAAATAAACGTCTACAAAATGGCAGAATCAAGATTATTCGATGA
- the ytvI gene encoding sporulation integral membrane protein YtvI produces the protein MTKINLFRFLRFLFVIGFVILIVLSIFYLSKITYPFIIAFIIAFIMNPLVNFLETKGRMPRALSVFITLIFIFAVFAGLITLLIAEIVTGANYIADVVPDHLDTIITYIQQMVAGQILPFYHQITNLFQNLDTGQQETIINNIENVGKTFGSTVGNFIKNFFGNIPNILSWFPNAATVLIFSLLATFFISKDWYKLSTLAGRFLPSRAKASGKTVFFDLKKALFGFLKAQATLVSMTTIIILIGLLILRVDYAITIALIAGIVDIIPYLGTGAIFVPWIIYEIITGETGLAIGLCIVYIIVLVQRQVMEPKVLSSNIGLDPLATLIALFIGFKLIGFLGLIVGPVTLVIINTLHRAKVFHDIWGYIKGNDINTKA, from the coding sequence TTGACTAAAATTAACCTGTTTCGATTCCTTCGTTTTCTTTTCGTAATCGGTTTTGTCATACTCATAGTACTTAGCATTTTTTATTTATCTAAAATTACTTACCCCTTTATCATCGCTTTTATTATTGCCTTTATCATGAATCCGCTTGTTAATTTTTTAGAAACAAAAGGTAGAATGCCAAGGGCACTTTCTGTTTTCATCACGCTTATCTTTATTTTTGCAGTATTTGCAGGATTAATCACCTTGTTAATCGCAGAAATTGTAACAGGTGCCAATTATATTGCTGATGTAGTCCCTGATCATCTTGATACGATTATTACCTACATACAACAAATGGTAGCTGGGCAAATCCTGCCATTTTACCATCAAATCACAAATCTTTTTCAAAATCTTGATACAGGTCAGCAGGAGACCATTATCAATAATATTGAAAATGTCGGGAAAACATTTGGATCTACCGTTGGAAACTTTATCAAGAACTTTTTTGGAAATATCCCCAACATCTTATCATGGTTTCCAAATGCAGCTACTGTTCTTATCTTTTCACTTCTCGCGACGTTTTTTATCAGCAAAGACTGGTATAAGCTTTCAACTTTAGCAGGACGTTTTCTTCCAAGTCGCGCCAAAGCTAGTGGGAAAACTGTTTTTTTTGATTTAAAAAAGGCGTTGTTCGGTTTTTTAAAGGCACAAGCAACCCTCGTATCGATGACGACGATTATTATACTAATCGGTTTGCTTATTTTGCGGGTAGATTATGCGATTACGATTGCGCTCATAGCTGGTATTGTAGATATCATTCCATATCTCGGAACTGGCGCAATCTTCGTACCGTGGATTATTTATGAAATTATTACCGGTGAAACGGGTCTTGCAATTGGCTTATGTATAGTCTATATCATTGTCCTTGTTCAGCGTCAGGTGATGGAGCCGAAGGTGTTATCCTCGAACATTGGCCTTGATCCACTTGCTACCTTAATTGCCTTATTTATCGGCTTCAAATTAATTGGATTTCTTGGATTAATTGTCGGTCCAGTTACCTTAGTCATTATCAATACGCTGCATCGAGCAAAGGTATTTCATGATATTTGGGGATATATAAAAGGGAATGACATAAACACCAAAGCTTAA